In one window of Coleofasciculus chthonoplastes PCC 7420 DNA:
- a CDS encoding DUF4007 family protein: MTLISQAETSPKEVAPIFARHETFHPRFSWLKKGFDAARQDSSVFLKDDAPVILGVGKNMVRSIRYWCQVFKVLEEDKPTDFGQKVLDDRGYDPFLEDPASLWLLHWYLLKPPCEAAAWYYAFNVFRHVEFTSEDLLRGLKNYRTELGTRTAESSLKKDVTCILRMYSQPEGKTKLIEDSIDCPFAELGIIRMTVDAKYYTFRIGQKVNLPAEMIVTACLDYAQTRGSSKTISVSSLTYDTGSPGVVFKLPESAIAEAIEKTSRNTKGIALSDTAGLVQFSFTQDANLLIEEILNQYYRTRGHQ; this comes from the coding sequence GTGACCCTAATATCCCAAGCAGAGACTTCACCAAAAGAAGTTGCCCCTATTTTTGCCCGCCATGAAACCTTTCACCCAAGGTTTAGTTGGCTCAAAAAAGGATTTGATGCTGCTCGTCAAGACTCCAGCGTATTTCTAAAAGACGATGCCCCCGTTATTTTAGGGGTGGGGAAAAATATGGTACGTTCTATTCGCTACTGGTGTCAAGTGTTTAAGGTTCTAGAAGAAGACAAGCCGACTGATTTTGGGCAGAAAGTTCTCGATGATAGGGGTTATGATCCATTCCTCGAAGATCCAGCTTCGTTATGGTTACTTCATTGGTATCTGCTGAAACCGCCTTGTGAAGCCGCTGCTTGGTACTACGCTTTTAATGTATTCCGTCACGTTGAATTTACATCTGAAGATTTGCTCAGAGGACTCAAAAACTATAGAACTGAATTAGGAACTCGTACCGCTGAATCGTCTCTCAAGAAAGATGTCACCTGTATTCTCCGCATGTATAGTCAGCCAGAAGGGAAAACGAAATTAATAGAAGACTCAATTGATTGCCCTTTTGCCGAACTTGGAATTATCCGGATGACAGTAGACGCTAAATACTATACCTTCCGCATTGGCCAAAAAGTGAATCTTCCGGCTGAGATGATTGTTACGGCTTGTTTAGATTATGCCCAAACTCGTGGCAGTTCAAAAACCATTTCAGTTTCCAGTCTGACTTACGATACGGGGAGTCCTGGGGTCGTCTTTAAACTCCCCGAAAGTGCAATTGCCGAAGCGATTGAAAAGACATCTCGTAACACGAAAGGAATTGCCCTTTCCGATACCGCTGGATTAGTCCAATTTTCGTTTACTCAAGACGCTAATCTACTTATAGAAGAGATATTAAATCAGTATTACCGAACGAGAGGTCATCAATGA